Proteins found in one Rhinolophus ferrumequinum isolate MPI-CBG mRhiFer1 chromosome 9, mRhiFer1_v1.p, whole genome shotgun sequence genomic segment:
- the BEST4 gene encoding LOW QUALITY PROTEIN: bestrophin-4 (The sequence of the model RefSeq protein was modified relative to this genomic sequence to represent the inferred CDS: inserted 2 bases in 1 codon; substituted 1 base at 1 genomic stop codon) has product MTVSYTLKVAEACFGGFSGLLLCWRAIIYKLLYKEFLLFIILRALLSITYLLLLTQEQRHVYTQVARYSNRSADLCPLSWRPGFYVTLVVNRWWAQYTSILLPDQLMCVISASMHNVDQHGRLLRRTLVRYANVVSVSVLHSGSAHVLQRFPTVEHVVDAGFMSQEERXFESLKSNFNKYWVPCVWFTNLEAQAGKDGRIRDDMALCLLLEELNKYWAKGSVLFLYDWISIPLVYNRRGIFVTCGCPAWVSLLSVDDMYXNLPPAEKDPYWDEGSVQLPYTAATVAESLRPSFVGSTFKLRVSDDPEQSLQVEAAPPGSAQLLPAVQTQLLSSFVSAGEPFTAVSLENFGGAGGDLRSPHLLRFRVQQGGDPEAGDCIEEETTGSGDQGQEP; this is encoded by the exons ATGACAGTTTCATACACCCTCAAAGTGGCAGAGGCCTGCTTTGGAGGCTTCTCTGGGCTGCTTCTCTGTTGGAGGGCAATTATCTACAAGCTCCTCTACAAGGAATTCCTGCTCTTCATCATCCTGCGTGCTCTGCTTAGCATCACCTACTT GCTGCTGCTGACCCAGGAGCAGAGGCATGTGTACACTCAGGTGGCCCGATACAGCAACCGCTCTGCGGACCTTTGTCCTTTGTCTTGG CGACCAGGTTTCTACGTGACCTTGGTGGTGAACCGCTGGTGGGCCCAGTACACAAGCATCCTGCTGCCAGACCAGCTGATGTGTGTCATCTCGGCCAGTATGCATAACGTGGATCAGCACGGACGCCTGCTGCGTCGCACCCTCGTGCGTTACGCCAACGTGGTGTCAGTGTCCGTGCTGCACTCAGGCAGCGCACACGTACTCCAGCGATTCCCCACCGTGGAGCACGTGGTGGATGCAG GTTTTATGTCCCAGGAAGAAAG GTTTGAGAGCCTGAAATCCAACTTCAACAAGTACTGGGTCCCCTGCGTCTGGTTCACCAACCTGGAGGCCCAGGCCGGGAAGGATGGGCGAATCCGTGATGACATGGCTCTCTGCTTGCTCCTGGAA GAGCTGAACAAGTACTGGGCCAAGGGCAGCGTGCTGTTCCTCTATGACTGGATCAGCATCCCTCTTGTCTATAACCGA AGGGGGATCTTTGTGACCTGCGGCTGCCCAGCCTGGGTATCCCTGCTATCGGTGGATGACATGTACTAGAATCTGCCTCCTGCCGAGAAGGACCCATACTGGGACGAAGGCTCAGTGCAGCTGCCCTACACTGCGGCCACTGTGGCCGAGTCGCTGCGGCCTTCTTTCGTGGGCTCCACTTTCAAGCTGCG CGTGAGCGACGACCCGGAGCAGAGCCTGCAGGTGGAGGCGGCGCCCCCTGGGTCGGCTCAGCTGTTGCCCGCCGTGCAGACCCAGCTGCTCAGCAGCTTCGTGAGCGCAGGAGAGCCCTTCACTGCTGTCAGCCTCGAGAACTTCGGCGGCGCAGGAGGAGACCTCCGGAGCCCTCATCTGCTGCGCTTCCGAGTCCAGCAGGGTGGCGACCCGGAGGCCGGGGACTGCATCGAGGAGGAGACGACGGGGTCAGGGGATCAGGGCCAGGAGCCTTGA